A window of the Cryomorphaceae bacterium genome harbors these coding sequences:
- a CDS encoding T9SS C-terminal target domain-containing protein — translation MRNGFTNGLLFLERTNIKNTAMRSFLLLFMLLPTWVLAQQSPVAGGGDAVGPGGSVSFSVGQVAYKHYQGTASVNEGVQQVYEISPVTSLQEDENLFQLVAYPNPTADVLWLEVLGDAELGETHYQMVSVSGQHLGSGMITSNRTEISMAHVAPGSYVLRISGANNQSFRIIKNR, via the coding sequence GTGAGAAATGGTTTCACCAATGGATTGTTATTTTTGGAACGCACGAACATTAAAAACACAGCCATGAGAAGTTTTCTTTTACTCTTTATGCTCCTGCCCACATGGGTGTTGGCGCAGCAATCGCCGGTAGCCGGCGGAGGTGATGCCGTTGGACCCGGTGGGAGCGTGTCGTTCTCGGTGGGTCAGGTGGCGTACAAACACTATCAGGGAACTGCCTCGGTGAATGAAGGTGTGCAGCAGGTGTATGAAATATCTCCTGTTACATCACTCCAAGAGGATGAAAATCTTTTTCAGCTCGTGGCTTATCCCAATCCCACAGCGGATGTGCTGTGGCTTGAGGTGCTGGGTGATGCTGAACTTGGCGAAACACACTATCAGATGGTGAGTGTATCGGGGCAGCACCTTGGCTCAGGTATGATTACCTCTAACCGAACCGAAATCAGTATGGCCCATGTGGCCCCCGGATCTTATGTGCTTCGCATCAGTGGAGCCAATAACCAATCATTTAGAATCATCAAAAACAGATAA
- a CDS encoding tail fiber domain-containing protein yields the protein MKRIFWAFAFLLAGMEVVAQAPQRMNYQAVIRDQSDMLLTNTQVGIQISIIEESTFFPVFLEQHTANTNQNGLVTLEIGGGNILSGSLESIDWGNGVYSIQVDTDPNGGTDYTVSGTSNLLSVPYAFYAANAGEGGGQTTLNEAYNGGGAGEGRIIIADAGAVEIENAGGNTTALKVSSSVANSFVIDASQQNSGVAIRAESTNPANTFAAVQVETNSSLADNAALTAQNAGAGFALAGQIPVGATGNAAVLGSNFRTDGGSGLRGVGFNGTVGIATNAQGFGVFGANENPASGDNLSIGTYGIGFNGIFGQTTDVVQGWAGYFTADVGVEGTGFALGGWVNASDSRLKSEVRQIKTALDKITGLRGTHYTITTPVRTPEGELEQRTRQQYGVIAQELEAVFPEMVSERALFSNAGDDSHYKTVDYIQLIPVLLEAVKELNAEVKELRNLLNEVNNNE from the coding sequence ATGAAACGAATATTTTGGGCCTTTGCCTTCTTGTTGGCAGGGATGGAAGTTGTAGCGCAAGCGCCCCAGCGCATGAACTATCAGGCGGTGATTCGGGATCAGTCAGATATGCTGCTCACCAATACCCAGGTAGGCATACAGATCAGTATCATTGAGGAATCAACTTTTTTCCCGGTGTTTTTGGAACAACATACTGCCAATACAAACCAAAACGGATTGGTAACACTTGAAATCGGTGGGGGTAATATCCTCAGCGGCAGTTTGGAGTCCATTGATTGGGGTAATGGTGTGTATTCCATTCAGGTAGATACCGACCCAAATGGAGGTACGGATTACACCGTATCCGGAACGAGTAATCTTCTGAGTGTGCCCTATGCATTTTATGCAGCCAATGCGGGAGAAGGAGGGGGCCAAACTACTCTTAACGAAGCCTACAACGGAGGTGGAGCAGGCGAGGGTAGAATCATCATTGCCGACGCAGGCGCAGTTGAAATTGAGAATGCTGGAGGCAACACCACCGCCCTGAAAGTGAGCAGCAGCGTTGCCAATTCATTCGTTATCGATGCGTCGCAGCAAAATTCTGGTGTGGCTATTCGAGCTGAAAGCACCAACCCGGCCAATACGTTTGCCGCCGTGCAGGTAGAGACGAACAGCTCACTGGCGGATAATGCTGCCCTCACCGCTCAGAACGCAGGGGCCGGTTTCGCACTGGCAGGCCAGATACCGGTCGGTGCAACGGGAAATGCCGCTGTTCTCGGCTCTAACTTTCGAACAGATGGTGGCTCAGGCCTAAGAGGGGTTGGCTTCAATGGCACGGTGGGTATTGCCACGAATGCACAGGGTTTTGGCGTGTTCGGAGCCAATGAAAATCCCGCCTCGGGTGACAACCTTAGCATCGGAACCTACGGTATTGGATTTAATGGAATTTTTGGGCAAACTACGGATGTAGTGCAAGGCTGGGCGGGCTATTTTACCGCAGATGTCGGCGTAGAAGGAACCGGCTTTGCCCTGGGCGGATGGGTGAACGCCTCCGATTCCCGACTCAAAAGTGAGGTGCGCCAAATTAAGACTGCGCTCGATAAAATTACCGGGTTGCGGGGTACGCACTACACCATCACCACACCGGTTCGAACACCCGAAGGTGAGCTTGAACAGCGCACACGTCAGCAATACGGTGTCATCGCACAGGAACTGGAGGCCGTCTTCCCGGAGATGGTGAGTGAGCGGGCACTTTTCAGCAACGCAGGAGACGACAGTCATTACAAAACAGTAGACTATATCCAGCTTATTCCGGTGTTACTCGAGGCTGTTAAAGAACTGAACGCGGAGGTAAAAGAGCTGCGCAACCTGTTAAACGAGGTTAACAACAACGAATAG
- a CDS encoding long-chain fatty acid--CoA ligase, with translation MQNPTRLFDFPYYQMEKFPLKLMMKSLGDSTEEYSSQSFIEQMNKASRGLLAKGVQPSDKIGLISHNNRCEWNVMDQGILQIGAIDVPIYPTMSPEDIQYILNHAEVKLCFVSNEELFHKVQSIKSQVPTLKEVYTFEKVNGAPNWHDVLNASGDVAQEKVDEIAAGIKPEELATLIYTSGTTGLPKGVMLSHHNICTNAIDSSERVPTLYAGKSRCLSFLPVCHIFERMLHYMYMYNGVSIYFGQSLETIKEDLQASRPHMFTGVPRLFEKFFDGIVAKGAAAGGIKSKLFAWAVATALQWEPDGKNGGWYEFKINLARKLVFSKVKEALGLTEIAGVASGSAALQAKLARFFNGAGIPLLEGYGLTETSPVISVNTINQPGMIKVGTVGKIISNVKVKIAADGEILCSGPNVMMGYYKDPERTADVLKDGWFHTGDIGELDGDGFLKITDRKKEIFKTSGGKYIAPQIVENALKESIFVEQCIVVGEGKNFPSALIVPSFDALRTWCEKHGISYTSDKEMVQNQKIIDRVQKDVDKANERFGKWEQVKKFTLLPELWTIEADELTPTLKLKRKQIHQRYASQIEALYS, from the coding sequence ATGCAGAACCCCACCCGACTTTTCGACTTTCCATACTACCAGATGGAAAAATTCCCGCTCAAACTGATGATGAAATCATTGGGCGACAGTACGGAAGAGTACTCCTCCCAGTCATTTATTGAGCAAATGAACAAAGCCAGTCGTGGGTTGCTCGCAAAAGGTGTGCAACCGAGTGACAAAATCGGTCTCATTTCGCACAACAACCGCTGTGAGTGGAATGTGATGGATCAGGGGATTCTGCAAATAGGGGCTATCGATGTGCCCATTTACCCCACAATGTCACCGGAGGATATTCAGTATATCCTCAATCATGCGGAGGTTAAACTTTGCTTTGTGTCCAACGAGGAGCTCTTCCATAAAGTGCAGAGCATTAAATCGCAGGTGCCTACATTAAAGGAGGTGTACACTTTCGAAAAAGTAAATGGCGCACCCAACTGGCATGATGTGTTGAATGCATCGGGCGATGTTGCCCAGGAAAAGGTTGACGAGATTGCTGCGGGCATTAAACCCGAAGAACTTGCCACTTTGATTTATACCTCCGGTACCACAGGGCTACCCAAGGGGGTTATGCTTTCGCACCATAATATATGTACCAATGCCATAGACAGCAGTGAGCGCGTGCCAACCTTGTACGCCGGAAAAAGCCGATGCCTCAGTTTTTTGCCCGTATGCCACATTTTTGAGCGCATGTTGCACTACATGTACATGTACAACGGGGTGTCCATTTACTTCGGCCAAAGTCTCGAAACGATTAAGGAAGATCTTCAGGCATCAAGACCGCACATGTTCACAGGAGTGCCTCGCCTTTTTGAGAAATTTTTCGACGGTATTGTGGCTAAGGGTGCCGCTGCCGGTGGCATCAAATCCAAACTTTTTGCCTGGGCCGTGGCCACCGCGTTGCAGTGGGAGCCCGATGGAAAAAACGGAGGCTGGTACGAATTCAAAATCAACCTGGCGCGCAAACTTGTGTTTTCCAAGGTAAAAGAAGCTTTGGGGCTCACTGAAATTGCCGGTGTTGCATCCGGAAGCGCCGCCCTGCAGGCCAAACTTGCACGATTCTTTAATGGTGCCGGAATACCCTTGCTCGAAGGATATGGATTAACCGAAACCTCTCCCGTAATCTCGGTAAACACCATCAACCAACCCGGAATGATTAAAGTCGGCACGGTGGGAAAAATCATCAGCAACGTGAAAGTAAAGATTGCAGCCGACGGTGAAATCCTTTGTAGTGGGCCCAATGTGATGATGGGTTATTACAAAGACCCCGAGCGCACGGCCGACGTGCTGAAAGATGGGTGGTTCCATACCGGTGATATTGGTGAGCTCGACGGCGACGGATTCCTGAAAATCACCGACCGCAAAAAGGAAATTTTTAAAACCTCAGGCGGAAAGTATATCGCCCCGCAAATTGTTGAGAACGCCCTGAAAGAATCCATTTTCGTTGAGCAGTGTATTGTGGTGGGCGAAGGAAAGAATTTCCCCTCGGCGCTGATTGTGCCTTCGTTTGACGCTTTGCGAACCTGGTGCGAAAAGCACGGGATTTCCTATACATCCGACAAGGAAATGGTTCAAAACCAAAAGATCATTGATCGAGTTCAGAAAGATGTGGACAAAGCCAACGAGCGGTTTGGAAAATGGGAACAGGTGAAAAAGTTTACGCTCCTCCCTGAATTGTGGACCATTGAGGCCGATGAACTCACCCCAACGCTTAAGCTCAAACGCAAGCAGATTCACCAACGTTATGCATCGCAAATTGAAGCGTTGTACAGCTAG
- a CDS encoding carboxypeptidase regulatory-like domain-containing protein, whose product MKIIIRFSLALLLVAGAMVPYGCQKAEGEGGRASITGKIYVKQMRPDGTVRAEFYAPEERVYIIYGDTTRVYDDDMRTDFDGRFRFRWLRAGTYTIYAFSECWLGESGCVQIGGQYPIFREVTIDRNEQVELEDIIIFDY is encoded by the coding sequence ATGAAAATTATCATCCGTTTTAGTCTTGCTCTTTTATTGGTTGCAGGGGCAATGGTACCCTATGGATGCCAAAAAGCAGAAGGCGAAGGAGGACGAGCCTCAATAACTGGCAAAATCTATGTGAAGCAAATGCGCCCGGACGGAACAGTTAGGGCTGAGTTTTATGCTCCCGAAGAAAGGGTGTACATCATCTACGGCGATACAACGAGAGTGTACGACGATGATATGCGGACTGATTTTGACGGACGGTTTCGTTTTCGTTGGTTGCGCGCCGGTACCTATACCATTTATGCATTTTCGGAATGCTGGTTGGGAGAGTCCGGCTGCGTGCAAATTGGAGGGCAGTATCCCATTTTTCGTGAAGTGACCATCGACAGAAACGAGCAGGTAGAATTGGAAGACATCATTATTTTCGATTACTAA
- a CDS encoding SCO family protein translates to MAKRKKGKWWYPVVAFLMIFALGVWIVFPMVQKTPKLRIYNPADINPKLVDESLQRVTRMHRTLDFELVNQLGDTITHRDFEGKIYVADFFFTTCPTICKDMSRNFAVVQEAFKDNPDVLLLSHSVTPDIDSVAALAAYGERYGAIPGKWHLTTGTKKHIYELARKSYFACLDEGDGGVQDFIHTENFVLVDKDRRLRGFYDGTSDVEVKRLIKEIGYLLKEYDN, encoded by the coding sequence ATGGCAAAGAGGAAAAAGGGAAAGTGGTGGTATCCGGTGGTAGCCTTTCTGATGATTTTTGCGCTGGGCGTATGGATTGTATTCCCCATGGTGCAAAAAACACCCAAGCTGCGTATTTACAATCCGGCCGATATCAACCCCAAGCTGGTAGATGAGTCTCTTCAGCGGGTTACCCGCATGCACCGAACCCTTGATTTTGAACTGGTAAACCAACTGGGCGATACCATCACCCACCGCGATTTTGAAGGAAAGATTTACGTAGCAGATTTCTTCTTCACCACCTGTCCAACCATCTGTAAAGACATGAGCCGAAACTTTGCAGTGGTACAGGAAGCTTTTAAAGATAACCCCGACGTTCTGCTGCTAAGCCACTCGGTAACCCCTGATATTGACTCTGTAGCTGCACTTGCTGCCTACGGTGAGCGATACGGAGCCATTCCCGGAAAGTGGCACCTCACCACAGGTACCAAAAAGCATATCTATGAACTCGCCCGTAAGTCGTATTTCGCCTGTTTAGATGAAGGCGATGGCGGCGTGCAAGACTTCATTCACACCGAAAATTTTGTATTGGTTGACAAAGACAGACGCCTGCGCGGCTTCTACGACGGCACCTCTGATGTAGAAGTAAAACGCCTTATCAAAGAAATAGGCTACCTGCTCAAAGAGTACGACAACTAA